The Hymenobacter sp. DG01 genome has a segment encoding these proteins:
- the pbpC gene encoding penicillin-binding protein 1C translates to MKRALQVLTGVVLFLALVGGLDLLFPLPPTPQYSPIVMATDGSVLHAYLNPTQKWRMKTELGEITPVLRKAIMEKEDRWFRWHLGVNPVALLQAAARNAFGTGRTTGASTITMQVARLLEPKERTFGNKLLEMLRATQLELHYSKDEILQLYLNLVPYGGNVEGVKSAALLYFQQTPDYLSLAQTVTLAIIPNRPRGLVLGKNNAAVLQERNRWLKRFGEAGLFSREEVADALLEPLDVRRHPAPRLAPHLSRRLVRQFPGRAIIRSSLQRSKQARAEDLTLGYVRRLRELGISQAAVLVVNNRTRQVEAYVGSADFRDFGSQGQNDGIVAVRSPGSTLKPFLYALALDRGLVTPKLLLPDVPTNFQGYRPENFDKRCNGEVTLERALAYSLNIPAVRVLNQLGVPTFTDKLRQAGFRSITRNRARLGLSSILGGCGASLEELTNLYVTLAEGGPYEKLALVASPPGPLSFREGEPNDSVLPPASDSPSLKERGPGGEARGQQLISPAAAFLVTDILAQLTRPDLPLGAASSMRLPKVAWKTGTSYGRRDAWSIGYNRQYTIGVWVGNFSGQGSPALTGSDVATPLLFDLFNALAYNSPNDWFVPPAALDFRLVCAESGRVPGENCPDQVIDYFLPGVSSGQRCQHQREVLVAADGSSAYCRACAPAAGFRRELYPNLLPEVAAYKEAQGIPYRRLPPHNPQCQRVSGGAERAPTITSPTPNTEYVLNRHEQQQLLLSCTTDNEVRQVHWYVNDRFLRTAAATERVFFRPAPGPLKISCADDHGRNTDVLVTVTELE, encoded by the coding sequence ATGAAACGCGCTTTACAGGTTCTTACGGGGGTAGTGCTGTTCCTGGCTCTGGTCGGGGGCCTGGACTTGCTTTTCCCGCTGCCGCCTACCCCCCAATACTCGCCCATAGTGATGGCCACCGATGGCTCGGTGCTGCACGCCTACCTCAACCCCACCCAGAAGTGGCGGATGAAAACCGAGCTGGGCGAGATTACACCCGTGCTGCGCAAGGCCATCATGGAGAAGGAAGACCGATGGTTTCGGTGGCACCTGGGGGTAAACCCGGTGGCGCTGCTGCAGGCGGCCGCCCGCAACGCATTTGGCACGGGCCGCACCACCGGGGCCAGTACCATTACCATGCAGGTGGCCCGCCTGCTGGAGCCCAAGGAGCGCACCTTCGGCAACAAGCTGCTGGAAATGTTGCGCGCCACGCAGCTGGAACTGCATTATAGTAAGGATGAGATTCTGCAGCTTTACCTGAACCTGGTGCCCTACGGCGGCAACGTGGAGGGCGTGAAGTCGGCGGCCCTGCTGTACTTCCAGCAAACGCCCGATTACCTCTCCCTGGCCCAGACCGTGACCCTGGCCATCATCCCCAACCGGCCTAGAGGCTTGGTGCTGGGGAAAAACAACGCGGCCGTACTGCAGGAGCGCAACCGGTGGCTGAAGCGGTTTGGCGAGGCCGGCCTTTTCTCCCGGGAAGAGGTAGCCGATGCCTTGCTGGAACCCCTGGACGTACGGCGCCATCCCGCGCCCCGGCTGGCCCCCCACCTTTCGCGGCGGCTGGTGCGGCAGTTTCCGGGCCGGGCCATCATCCGGAGCAGTTTGCAGCGCAGCAAGCAGGCCCGGGCCGAAGACCTTACGCTGGGCTACGTGCGCCGCCTCCGGGAGCTGGGCATCAGCCAGGCCGCCGTGCTGGTGGTGAACAACCGCACCCGCCAGGTAGAGGCGTACGTAGGCTCAGCCGATTTCCGCGACTTCGGGAGCCAGGGCCAGAACGACGGGATAGTAGCGGTTCGCTCGCCGGGCAGCACGCTGAAACCGTTCCTGTACGCCCTGGCCCTGGACCGGGGCCTGGTAACGCCCAAGCTGCTGCTGCCCGATGTGCCCACCAACTTCCAGGGCTACCGTCCCGAGAACTTCGATAAGCGCTGCAACGGCGAAGTAACGCTGGAGCGCGCCCTGGCCTACTCGCTCAACATCCCAGCCGTGCGCGTGCTCAACCAGTTGGGCGTACCCACTTTCACCGACAAACTCCGCCAGGCTGGCTTCCGAAGCATTACCCGTAACCGGGCTCGCCTGGGTCTGAGCAGCATTCTGGGCGGCTGCGGTGCTTCCCTGGAAGAGCTGACCAACCTGTACGTGACCCTGGCCGAGGGCGGGCCGTATGAGAAATTGGCTTTGGTTGCCTCACCCCCCGGCCCCCTCTCCTTCAGAGAGGGGGAGCCGAACGATTCCGTTCTGCCACCTGCGTCAGACTCCCCCTCTCTGAAGGAGAGGGGGCCGGGGGGTGAGGCGCGCGGCCAACAGCTCATTTCCCCCGCCGCTGCCTTCCTGGTCACCGACATCCTCGCCCAGCTTACCCGCCCCGATTTGCCCCTGGGCGCGGCCAGCAGTATGCGGCTGCCCAAAGTGGCCTGGAAAACCGGCACCAGCTACGGCCGCCGCGATGCCTGGAGCATTGGCTACAACCGGCAGTACACCATTGGGGTGTGGGTAGGCAACTTCAGCGGCCAGGGCAGCCCCGCCCTCACGGGCTCCGACGTGGCTACCCCCTTACTGTTCGACCTATTCAACGCCCTGGCGTATAACTCCCCCAACGATTGGTTTGTACCCCCGGCCGCCCTGGATTTTCGGCTGGTGTGTGCCGAATCGGGCCGGGTACCGGGCGAGAACTGTCCGGATCAGGTTATTGACTATTTCCTGCCGGGTGTAAGCAGCGGGCAGCGGTGCCAGCACCAGCGCGAGGTGCTGGTAGCGGCCGATGGCAGCAGCGCCTATTGCCGGGCCTGTGCGCCAGCGGCCGGGTTTCGGCGGGAGTTGTACCCCAACCTGCTGCCGGAGGTGGCCGCCTACAAGGAAGCCCAGGGCATCCCGTACCGCCGCCTACCCCCGCACAACCCGCAATGCCAGCGGGTGAGCGGGGGCGCGGAGCGGGCCCCCACCATCACTTCCCCTACCCCCAACACCGAGTACGTCCTCAACCGCCACGAGCAGCAACAGCTGCTGCTCAGCTGCACCACCGACAATGAGGTGCGCCAGGTGCACTGGTACGTCAACGACCGGTTTCTGCGTACGGCGGCGGCCACGGAGCGGGTGTTTTTCCGGCCGGCACCTGGCCCCCTGAAAATTTCCTGCGCCGACGACCACGGCCGCAACACCGATGTGCTGGTGACGGTAACGGAGCTGGAATAG
- a CDS encoding efflux RND transporter periplasmic adaptor subunit has product MKNTILALSYAAGLFAAASCGNKEAEKPAGPPPATPVTLVAARETDAVYYDEYPATVVAINSVELRSQVAGFITNLFFKEGEVVTKGKTLYEIDRRKYQAAYQQALAGLRSTQATAENARVNLNRYERLLEQDAVARQIVDNARTAYATAQSQIAEAQAGVSAARTDLDYSLIKAPFTGRIGISQVRLGSQVSPGSTLLNTISGEDPMGVDFVVTESDLTRFNDLQRRGSAGAADSTFRLVLPDGTPYNQPGKILAIDRGVNQQTGTVQIRVQFANPQRQLKDGMSTVLRVLNRQSGHRLVVPYKAVVEQMGENFVFIAGDSSKAYQRKVQLGPRLRDQIVIMEGIKSGDQVVTEGLQRLRDGGKIQTGPPAQAQGGAGAPAAGGGAKK; this is encoded by the coding sequence ATGAAAAACACAATTCTTGCCTTGTCTTACGCCGCCGGTCTGTTTGCGGCGGCCAGTTGCGGCAACAAAGAGGCCGAAAAGCCGGCCGGGCCGCCCCCGGCCACGCCCGTAACCCTGGTAGCCGCCCGCGAAACCGATGCGGTGTATTACGATGAGTACCCCGCCACCGTGGTAGCCATCAACAGCGTAGAGCTGCGCAGCCAGGTGGCGGGCTTCATCACCAACCTCTTCTTCAAGGAAGGCGAGGTAGTGACCAAGGGCAAAACCCTCTATGAAATTGACCGCCGCAAGTACCAGGCCGCGTACCAGCAGGCCCTGGCGGGCCTGCGCAGTACCCAGGCCACGGCCGAAAACGCCCGCGTAAACCTGAACCGCTACGAGCGGCTGCTGGAGCAGGACGCTGTGGCCCGTCAGATCGTGGACAACGCCCGCACGGCCTACGCTACCGCCCAGAGCCAGATTGCCGAGGCCCAGGCCGGCGTTTCGGCGGCCCGCACTGACTTGGACTACTCCCTGATTAAGGCGCCCTTTACGGGCCGGATTGGCATTTCGCAGGTGCGGCTGGGCTCCCAGGTCAGCCCGGGCTCTACCCTGCTCAATACCATCAGCGGCGAAGACCCGATGGGGGTTGATTTTGTGGTGACCGAATCGGACCTCACGCGCTTCAACGACCTGCAGCGCCGGGGTAGCGCGGGTGCCGCCGACTCTACCTTCCGCCTGGTGCTGCCCGATGGCACCCCCTACAACCAGCCGGGCAAAATTCTGGCCATCGACCGGGGCGTAAACCAGCAGACCGGTACCGTCCAGATTCGGGTGCAGTTTGCCAACCCGCAGCGCCAGCTGAAGGATGGCATGAGCACCGTCCTGCGCGTACTCAACCGGCAGTCGGGCCACCGCCTGGTGGTGCCTTACAAAGCTGTGGTAGAGCAAATGGGCGAAAACTTCGTCTTCATTGCCGGCGACAGCAGCAAGGCCTACCAGCGCAAAGTGCAGCTGGGCCCGCGCCTGCGCGACCAGATCGTCATCATGGAGGGCATTAAGTCCGGCGACCAGGTAGTAACCGAAGGCCTGCAGCGCCTGCGCGACGGCGGCAAAATCCAGACCGGCCCGCCCGCCCAGGCCCAGGGCGGTGCAGGAGCCCCGGCCGCGGGTGGCGGCGCCAAGAAATAA
- a CDS encoding TolC family protein: MKQTKRALHLLLGLFLLAPAWLQAQPTSPPPPPSSLTLEQCLQYALQNQPVIRQARLDEETNEASIRIGLAGWLPQVGLNATGQHYFQLPYTVFPNAEGVNVPRQIGLKNTSTVGLAATQALYNNDVRLALRSARPSRQFYQQNTIGVRIDVVTDVSKAFYDVLLSQRQLDVLNEDIVRLQRSLKDARARYEAGIVDKTDYKQAEILLNNSVAARKQAQEAIKAKSAYLRELMGLSGQQPLTLQYDTLRLMRDAAVDTAMALDPANRIELQQLQTQKALQAAQISYYRWGFLPSLSAFGNYNAAFLSNEISTLYNQRLPNSYAGLQLSLPIFQGLRRLQNLRRERLTDQRLDQDILATRNRINTEFEQALASYKGYYADYLIGQLNLALSKEVYSVVDLQYREGIKTYLDVIVAQTTLRTAQLNYYSALFQVLSSKVDLLRAQGNLPTSF; this comes from the coding sequence ATGAAACAAACAAAAAGGGCGCTCCACTTGCTGCTTGGGCTGTTTTTGCTTGCCCCAGCCTGGCTGCAGGCACAGCCTACCTCCCCTCCGCCACCCCCCAGCTCCCTCACGCTGGAGCAGTGCCTGCAATACGCCCTGCAAAACCAGCCGGTGATCCGCCAGGCCCGCCTCGATGAGGAAACCAACGAGGCTTCCATACGCATTGGGCTGGCTGGCTGGCTGCCCCAAGTAGGCCTTAACGCCACGGGGCAGCATTATTTCCAGCTGCCCTACACCGTATTTCCCAACGCCGAAGGCGTGAACGTACCGCGCCAGATCGGCCTGAAAAACACCTCCACCGTAGGCTTGGCAGCCACCCAGGCCCTGTACAACAACGATGTGCGCCTGGCCCTGCGCTCGGCCCGCCCCTCGAGGCAGTTCTATCAGCAGAACACGATAGGCGTGCGCATTGATGTGGTAACCGACGTAAGCAAGGCGTTTTACGATGTGCTGCTTTCCCAGCGCCAGCTGGATGTCCTCAATGAAGACATCGTGCGCCTGCAGCGCAGCCTCAAGGACGCCCGGGCACGTTACGAGGCCGGCATCGTGGACAAAACCGACTATAAGCAGGCCGAGATTCTGCTCAACAACTCCGTGGCGGCGCGCAAGCAGGCTCAGGAGGCCATCAAGGCGAAGTCGGCGTACCTGCGGGAGCTGATGGGCCTGAGCGGCCAGCAGCCCCTGACGCTGCAGTACGACACGCTGCGCCTGATGCGGGACGCGGCCGTAGATACGGCCATGGCCCTGGACCCGGCCAACCGCATTGAGCTGCAGCAGCTGCAAACCCAAAAGGCCCTGCAGGCCGCCCAAATCAGCTACTACCGCTGGGGCTTCCTGCCCTCACTGTCGGCATTTGGCAACTACAACGCGGCTTTTCTGAGCAACGAAATCAGCACGCTCTACAACCAGCGCCTACCCAACTCCTATGCCGGGCTGCAGTTGAGCCTGCCCATTTTCCAGGGCCTGCGCCGCCTCCAGAACCTGCGCCGCGAACGGCTCACCGACCAGCGCCTCGACCAGGACATTCTGGCCACCCGCAACCGCATCAACACCGAGTTTGAACAGGCCCTGGCCAGCTACAAGGGCTATTACGCCGACTACCTCATTGGGCAGCTCAACCTGGCCCTGTCCAAGGAAGTGTACTCCGTGGTGGACCTTCAGTACCGGGAAGGCATCAAAACCTACCTCGACGTGATTGTGGCCCAGACCACGCTGCGCACGGCCCAGCTCAACTACTACAGCGCCCTGTTTCAGGTGCTGAGCAGCAAAGTTGATTTACTGCGCGCCCAGGGCAATTTGCCAACCAGTTTTTAA